The Juglans microcarpa x Juglans regia isolate MS1-56 chromosome 2S, Jm3101_v1.0, whole genome shotgun sequence genome has a window encoding:
- the LOC121252116 gene encoding uncharacterized protein LOC121252116: protein MQEENSELSVCPSFSSYSSDGLTDIAAQVTREFGGGGDRRRQVGDDFRGEELGELDNEDDFEFVSVSKADDVFVLDGQFGPVFPIFNRDLLVPEKIQLQTNFAHDPKEEEGHDALSLRVPLKKLFVEESDPSPRFSTSSEEDVEAELNGVPPGTYCIWTPNNNNSNNNSAKASPSNIKCKKSSSTGTGSSSASKRWRLLSLLRRCNSEGKDTLVFLTPKKEEIIKAEKTDSKEKKVKKAAKETMSSAHEVFYVRNRAMKEGDKRRTYLPYRQDLVGFWTSMGTLGRSLPPF, encoded by the coding sequence ATGCAAGAAGAAAATTCTGAACTTTCGGTCTGTCCCAGCTTCAGTAGCTACTCTTCTGATGGACTCACAGACATAGCTGCTCAAGTAACTCGCGAGTTTGGTGGTGGAGGGGACAGGCGACGACAAGTTGGTGATGATTTTCGGGGTGAAGAACTCGGGGAGTTGGACAACGAGGACGATTTCGAATTCGTTTCGGTTTCTAAGGCCGACGATGTGTTCGTCCTTGACGGCCAGTTCGGTCCGGTATTCCCGATATTCAATCGCGACCTTCTAGTACCGGAGAAAATTCAACTGCAAACCAACTTCGCCCACGACCCGAAGGAGGAAGAGGGTCACGACGCACTGTCTCTTCGGGTTCCGTTGAAGAAGCTGTTCGTCGAGGAAAGCGATCCCAGCCCCAGATTTTCGACATCGTCGGAGGAAGATGTGGAGGCTGAGCTTAATGGGGTTCCTCCGGGAACTTACTGTATTTGGACCccgaataataataatagcaaCAACAATTCTGCCAAAGCCTCACCCAGCAATATTAAATGCAAGAAAAGCAGTTCCACAGGGACTGGATCATCTTCTGCATCAAAACGCTGGAGGTTACTGAGCTTGCTTCGCAGGTGCAACAGCGAAGGCAAGGACACGTTGGTATTCTTGACGCCGAAGAAGGAAGAGATCATCAAAGCCGAGAAGACGGATTCGAAGGAAAAGAAGGTGAAGAAGGCGGCGAAGGAAACGATGTCGTCGGCGCACGAGGTGTTTTACGTGAGGAACAGGGCGATGAAAGAGGGGGACAAGAGGCGGACATACCTGCCGTACAGGCAAGACTTGGTCGGGTTCTGGACTAGCATGGGGACTTTGGGCAGGAGCTTGCCTCCTTTCTGA
- the LOC121252742 gene encoding carbonic anhydrase 2-like, with the protein MSTASINGWCLSSTSATQSSLKKAALRPSVFARLKYSSSPSPPSLIQNKPVFAAPAPIITPTWREDMGKDAYEEAIEGLKKLLSEKGDLKAVAAAKVGQITAELQTQTSDGKPFDPIEKIKNGYIHFKSEKFDKNPALYGELAKGQSPKFMVFACSDSRVCPSHVLHFQPGEAFVVRNVANLVPPYDKVRYAGVGAAVEYAVLHLKVENIVVIGHSACGGIKGLLSFPDQGPPSTDFIEDWVKIALPAKAKVKAEFGDAPMPELCGHCEKEAVNISLGNLLSYPFVREGLMKKTLALKGGYYDFVKGSFELWGLEFGLSPSVSV; encoded by the exons ATGTCGACagcttcaatcaacggctggtGTCTTTCATCTACTTCTGCTACCCAATCTTCTCTCAAGAAAGCTGCATTACGTCCTTCAGTTTTTGCTAGGCTTAAGTACTCTTCTTCTCCGTCTCCTCCTTCGCTTATCCAGAACAAGCCTGTTTTCGCTGCCCCCGCTCCCATCATCACTCCCACTTgg AGAGAAGACATGGGCAAAGACGCATACGAGGAAGCTATTGAGGGTCTCAAGAAGCTCCTCAG TGAGAAGGGGGACTTGAAAGCTGTTGCGGCTGCAAAAGTGGGGCAGATAACGGCTGAGCTACAAACCCAAACTTCTGACGGCAAACCTTTTGACCCaattgagaagataaaaaacGGATACATTCACTTCAAGAGCGAGAAATTCGA CAAGAACCCAGCTTTGTACGGTGAACTTGCAAAAGGCCAAAGCCCCAAG TTTATGGTGTTTGCGTGCTCGGACTCCCGGGTCTGCCCATCACACGTGCTGCATTTCCAACCAGGAGAAGCTTTTGTGGTCCGAAATGTTGCCAACTTGGTTCCACCTTATGATAAG GTTAGATACGCTGGAGTTGGGGCCGCCGTTGAGTACGCTGTTTTGCATCTTAAG gTGGAAAACATAGTGGTGATTGGGCACAGTGCTTGTGGTGGAATTAAGGGACTGCTCTCTTTTCCAGATCAGGGACCCCCCTCTAC CGATTTTATAGAAGACTGGGTCAAAATCGCTTTGCCTGCCAAAGCCAAGGTGAAAGCAGAATTCGGTGATGCACCTATGCCAGAACTCTGTGGACATTGTGAAAAG GAGGCAGTAAATATATCCCTGGGAAACCTACTAAGCTACCCATTTGTGAGGGAAGGCTTGATGAAGAAAACCCTTGCATTGAAGGGCGGCTACTACGACTTTGTTAAAGGAAGCTTTGAGCTATGGGGGCTTGAGTTTGGTCTTTCTCCTTCTGTCTCCGTATGA